The Gossypium hirsutum isolate 1008001.06 chromosome D06, Gossypium_hirsutum_v2.1, whole genome shotgun sequence genome contains the following window.
TATCAATGTCACTTGACTAGTCGATGACATCACCCTATTTTCTCCCAACCATCATTGATGTTGTTTGACATATTGGTAGCACCGAATTAAAGTGCGATAAACCAAAACATTTAGAGACTTGATATAAAACTTTTCTCTTTTAGATTGattgttgtaaaaaaaaaatttaagttgccGCCACATTGTTAGGCAACACCAAATATGCTTTTGGGGAAACTATTTCATAAACCCTTTTTTGCTTATTCTTTCATATCAAGTACCTAAACGTTTTAATTTATCACACTTTAATCCGGTGTTGTCAATATGTCACGCGGcaccaataaaaaatattttttaaaaacctgATGATTGCATGATTAAGCTCATTTTATgggtttttatattatttagagtAAGTTTTAaaccttaaataggaggataatgcgcttcaacgcactcaaacccacgtcctTCTGCATTAGCAATAATGCCAATCAGGCTAAGACCCAATCGGCCAATTTCTGACAATAGTTAAGCGACTATCAGAAGtaattttaccttgtttatttaAAGAACCTTTATGTTCAGTCATTTTTACTATTATGCTTTGGATGTTTTAAGATTTTATTATATTCTTGGAAGCATAATAAAGCCTTAAGGAATCTGTCTCACGCCTCAAagtctatttattattattattttactataaatTCTTTTAACAATCTTAAGGCTTTATTATAAGCATGTTCTACATGGAGATTGAATTAACTTCAAGTCTAAAAATTCATCAAGATATGATTAAGTTAGATAGGTTCAATCGGACCATtacacaaaaagaaaagaaaagatggtgTTTTTGTACATTGAAGATATTttatgttcttgatctaaatctcTAACCATTATCAGAGCAACATCTACAAATTTTGATGTTACTTTAAAAGAGAGAAGTAAAAGACAAGAAGATGACTACATTCATTATGGATACATTTTGAATTCTCTCACAAATCGATTATATAACACTTACAGAAACATAACTTCACCAAGGGATATCTAGACTGCTTTTAAGAATTcatacataaatgaaaaaaaaggcaCATATAAATTTCTTGCATTAAGATATTCTGAATTTAACATTACTGATATAAAACCTATCATATATCAAGTGCTTGAGTTGCAAATTCTAGCCTCAAAATTAAAAAGTTGtttgatatattaataaaattaagtaCTCAATGtaattatgttgtttgataaaattaattttaaaataatttattccttaaatttaATCTTACTACCACCTTTTGAATCAGTCGAATATGATGAAGTAACTTGAGTAGTGAAGGCAACATAGTTGTTGAGATGCTCTTCATCTTCTTCTAAATAGTTGGATGAGTTTTCATATCACTCTAAGTAATACATAGGGTCTTCTTATTTATTCCTTTTCTCTTGCACCCTCAAGGTCTCAAACTTTGTAGTCAGCATCTGAAGCTTTGATTGCTTCGCAATACTAATTTCCTGGTACGTAGTCTCAAGAATTAACTAAGCTTCTCTACTTGTAGTGCACTTTGAAGTCCTCTTGAACTTTTGTTCACCAACTCCAAAAAAATAGCACCAGGAGTTTTGGGGTTTCCATTAGCAAGCTTATGTTCCTCACTTGTACAAGTTGTCTCAAATTTGGGTGTCGTCATACCTAAAACATCTATAAGAGGTTCCCAGCTTGTCAAAGTTTAACACCAAGCCTTCTcattcatggacttaatgaaagCCGTCATCTTAACTTTCTAGTAAACAAAATTGAAGTCGTCCAACATAGGGGATCTGGTCATTAGAACACCTTTCATCTTGCACAGAAACCAACAACATGATCACCATTTAGTGCGTCAAGTGTTTAGTTATGATACAAGTTGaagaatttgttttttttttccctgTAAAATATtagtccaaatatatatatatattaagttgtGAAAGCTTTCTATATTTGTGTGGCCTAGCCCAAAGAGTTATTTCACTATGCTCTCACTAAGTACAAGTTATGATATAAGTTTCACTCACTCACCAAATGGTAACATCATTCCTATACTCGATCTGGATAATTCTCCTCAAATCTTAAGATATAAATTAATTGATTCAATTCAACTACTTACGATATCTACACTCAATAAAACATTTCCTATATAAACAAGTATAGTGCTCTTTCATTCCTCTATTTAACCTAACAAGCCATGCATATATAAGAGTTAATATTGtttgttaaattaaaatcaattaattccACTAAAGTAGCCACAAAATGGGTCTCCCATTGTCCACAAAATGGCAAAGATCTTAATATCAGTATCCTTGAAGATCAAATCTTTTTATTAAGGAAACTTAGATTGTACTGAAAATCTTTAACTGATTTTTATTTGTCTTGATTTTAGCATATTTGACTTCATTAATAAGCCGTTAATAATCTTTATAATTcactaataatataataagtttTAACAAACTGGTAACTTTTCTTCAAGTTGTAACTCGTGTTGAAAATAATGCTATCTAtccaactaaaatattaaaataaactaaaatccaaaaccaaacataataaaaatattattaacttttAGGTCAACGATaatcaaaataacatttaaatattaaatttcagttAATCAATTTATCCCACTTAAcaactaaattaaatataatctttacaaattattttttatatttttatttctagggATTTAATCCCTCTACgttttcatatttcaaatttcagatccaattgttaacactattaaaattttttatgtgacattttgaataataaaaacaatactCACTTAGTATCCATGAAACTAAAAAATAGATGttgtaatgaacttaaatttaacaaataattagatctaaattttaaaatctgaaaaaataaagggaatagatttcaaatttatgaaaaaataccGAAACTTATTGCATATCTTAATCATTAAAAAATAGACGTTGTAATGaacttaaaattaacaaataattagatctgaattttaaaattttaaaaataaagggactaaattttaaatttataaaaaaatacaaaaacttatGACATTTCTTAATcattaaataataattgaaaCTATGTAAAAACTTATTCTATTTATAGTACCCTATCTAAAATCCTTTTTTCTTAATCCAAAAAGTGTGAAAAGATTGTCAAAAGCCCAAATAAATGGAAGTTCTTTATTTGTTTGATCCAAGAAGGAAGTCCAAACATTCATCCATTTGGACTAAAGAAGGCCCCTTAAATTCCTCCAAAGTCAATCTATCATGATCTTCCATTCATCTCTTTTTCAGGTTTTTATTTGATACATTGATGGTATATAATCCACTTTATTATCAGTAAATCAAATAATATCCCAATTGTTAATTATGTTGAAGTCTCACCAATTTGTTGATGTCTTCTACTATTTCAATGGAAGTGCAAGTGtcaatatttttatattcaatttttcATGGAAAAAACACTGTAAAGTGCTCAACCCTGTTAAGCCACTTTAATCAGGCATTCAAGTTCTTTGCATATGAGTGGCCTTTTTAGTTGTTCAAtcaaccatcatcatcatctacatttttttaaaactttcttaTTGTGAATTGTTTAACCCACTTTTACCAATTTACTACCACTGCTTTTATCATTTCAGGCACAAAGTGGGCAACTCAACTTGAGAACCCATCATTGTGAATTACAAGCATTGTTTCCTTCTTGTTGGTAAACTATTTGATTCTGTAAGAAAGTTTATCATTAGGTACTTTTTACTCTTCTAGAATCTGGATTTTTTAGAACAATTCATGTACtgatttgaatgaatatatatactGTTTTTTTGTTGTGCCTGATGTTTATCTTTTGATTCTTGTATAAATGGCCAAGCTTGCTTTGATACCCTTTCTTTTTTTGGTTGAAAACAATTCCATTGAACATAGCTTCCCCATTTCTCCATACGGACTCTCCACCATGCTTAAAAGactattttttttccattaaaatCTCATTCTTCTTGGGAGACCAAAAATACAAGATTGCCAGGTGTATGATGTTatgacatacatacatacatacatacatacatacagagAAAACAACGCTATTTGAAGCTATGCAATGATTTCATGCTGTGTGTTGCCATAAAGCAGTTTATAGTGATTTAAATTCCTTAGGTCCTTACAAGAGAAGGAAAGAGAATCTACAAGCCACTAATCAGCAAAATTTAATCAAAAGAGAAAAAGCTTTAAGTTGTTATGATTCTATTTCTACCTCTTCTGGTTGGTTCTCTGTGACATTTGATGCGTCTCTGGTCTTTGTTGAAAACTTGTAAGGATCTGTTAAGCAAGGGTCTGTCTGAATCAACAATTGAACAACCTCATTCATTGTTGGACGTTGAGATGGATTCTTACATGTACAACACATTGCAATTCTAAGAACTTGAATCATCTCATCCTTAAATGACCCCAACAAGTTCTTGTCTATGACCTCCATTACCCCTTCCTTTGTATCCAGCTTTGTTGTAACCCAATATACAATGTTCTTATACTCTCCGAAATCGGCATCCACTGGTTTCTTCCCTGTTATTAGTTCCATCAACACCACCCCAAAACTATAAACATCGCACTTCGTTGTCGCTTTATTCGAATATGCATATTCTGTCATAACCAACAATCACATTAAGttcaacaacaaaaagaaaaaaaaacatatgaaataacaTGACGTGTCTTACCAGGGGCTAAGTAACCATATGTGCCTGCTATGATTGTAGAGGTTGAATCTTTCAATACTTTGGCTATTCCGAAATCGGCAACTTTGGGTTGGTAATTGATATCAAGTAGGATGTTGGTTGATTTGATGTCTCTATGAACGATTGGTGGTAATAGATCATGGTGAAGGTATGCTAAGCCTTGTGCAACCCCAAGTGCGATTTGATGTCGGTTTGGCCAATCTAAATGGAACCATCCTTTATGAAGAGCATCCCAAAGGTTTCCATTCGGCATGTAGTCATAAACCAATAGATGACAATCGAAGTTCGAGAAGTAGCTATATAGTTTGACTATGTTTTTATGCCTTATGTTTCCGAGAGTCTCGACCTCGGTGTTCAAGCATTTTTTTATAATCAACtgatcttctgaagtagaatctTTTGTTCTTCTGCTCCATAGTTTCTTTACTGCAACAACATCTCCACTTCGGAGTTCAATCCTATACACAGTGCCGGATCCTCCGTGGCCTACTATGTTCTTATCGACCATTGCTTCGAGGATATCATGTAGGTCAAAACATGTTTTATGGAAGCTCTTCATGTCATATGAACAGAACAATGAAGACAAGGTCTCGTCATGTTCCATTGCGGCTCTTTGGTTACTGAAACAACGTTTTAGAATCAAGAGAGCTGCAATAGTAATGACAATGACTGATATTATGATTGCCCACATAGAATTTTGCTTCTTGTGGTTGTAAGCGTGTGAAGAACATATGGGGAAATTTCGAATATGAACTGTAACACAAAGACCTGGATTGCCTGAAAAGCTTTCCATCAATCCACCTTCGATCAAGGAGAGAGGAATCGGGCCGGAAAGTTCATTGTTCGACAAGTTGATGAAGTTAGGCAACAATTCACTAAGGCTCTCTGGGATATTCCCAGTCAAGCAGTTGCTAGAAAGATCGAGGACATTGAGAGATTTCAACAAAGAAAGGGAGTTCGGGATGGATGAACTGAGCTTGTTACCTTGTAATACAAGTAAATTTAGTTTCTTTAGATTGCCGATTTCTGTAGGTATTGAACCAGACAGGAGATTGTTACTGAGATCAATCTTTACCATATTGATAGCTCGAGAGATTTTGCGAGGTATAGCACCTGATACCTTATTGTTCTGCATGAAAAGTTCAGACAAGTTCCTAGCATTTCCTATTGAACCCGGAAAATGGCCCGTAAAATTATTATCAGCCAAGTCAATGATTGAGACATGAGGGAGACCAAGAAGTCCTTCTGGTATTGGTCCCTCCAAATAGTTATTGCTAACTCGAAATCGAACAAGAGACTCACAATCTGCATAACTATCAGGCAACTTCCCAGATAACTTGTTATCCAAGACAAGTAAGTAGAGCAATTTACCTC
Protein-coding sequences here:
- the LOC107941356 gene encoding receptor protein-tyrosine kinase CEPR1 gives rise to the protein MAPKAVFLFLMLLSFMFYSSKAIRHNQWQFFSIMKASLSGNPLSDWEVNEGEGYCNFTGVSCNNEGYVESMNFSGWSLTGNFPADVCSYLPELRVLDISRNNFRGNFLNGVVNCSVLEVFNMSSVYLNATFPDLSKTTSLRILDLSYNRFRGDFSMSITNLTNLVVLYINENDGLNLWQLPTNISLLTKLRIMVLTTCKLYGRIPASIGNMTSLVDLELSGNFLSGQIPKELGLLKNLQQLELYYNQHLSGTIPAELGNLIELRDLDMSVNRLRGSIPTSICRLPKLQVLQLYNNSLTGEIPGVIANSTTLTTLSLYGNFLSGQVPQNLGQLSPMVILDLSENQLSGSLPTEVCRGGKLLYLLVLDNKLSGKLPDSYADCESLVRFRVSNNYLEGPIPEGLLGLPHVSIIDLADNNFTGHFPGSIGNARNLSELFMQNNKVSGAIPRKISRAINMVKIDLSNNLLSGSIPTEIGNLKKLNLLVLQGNKLSSSIPNSLSLLKSLNVLDLSSNCLTGNIPESLSELLPNFINLSNNELSGPIPLSLIEGGLMESFSGNPGLCVTVHIRNFPICSSHAYNHKKQNSMWAIIISVIVITIAALLILKRCFSNQRAAMEHDETLSSLFCSYDMKSFHKTCFDLHDILEAMVDKNIVGHGGSGTVYRIELRSGDVVAVKKLWSRRTKDSTSEDQLIIKKCLNTEVETLGNIRHKNIVKLYSYFSNFDCHLLVYDYMPNGNLWDALHKGWFHLDWPNRHQIALGVAQGLAYLHHDLLPPIVHRDIKSTNILLDINYQPKVADFGIAKVLKDSTSTIIAGTYGYLAPEYAYSNKATTKCDVYSFGVVLMELITGKKPVDADFGEYKNIVYWVTTKLDTKEGVMEVIDKNLLGSFKDEMIQVLRIAMCCTCKNPSQRPTMNEVVQLLIQTDPCLTDPYKFSTKTRDASNVTENQPEEVEIES